TTCCTTGTCGGCGGCCACCTCGATGTACAGCTGGCCCTTGTCCAGGTGAAGGATGCGCTGGTGCGCGGTGAAGTCCACGCGGATGCGGGTATTGGCGTTCACATACAAGGTGCTGCCATCGGGCAGGTTGAGGGTACGCATGCCCTTGGCATGGGCGGCAACCTGGCTGTGATACAGCTCGCGGGGCGCACCGAGATGGGGGGCAAGCAGCGCGCAGAGCAAAGCGGCCGCTACCGCCAGGGCAGGGCGCCACACGGATGTGCGCCGAGGCAGCGGCACGGGTTTGTTCAGTTGCTGCAACTGGGCAAGATCAGCCCACAATTGCTCGAACTCGGCATAGGCGCGCGCGTGGGCCGGGTGGGCTTGCCAGGCGGCAAAGGCTTTGCGGTCGGCACGGCCCGTGTCGTTGCGGTTGCGTGCAAACCAGCTAGCGGCTTGGGCGTCGATGGAGTCGCTCGCTTCGCTATCCAGCGCATCGATGTCGCTCAGGCGGTTCATTGTGGCTGCTCCGTGCCGGGCTCAGGTTGAAGACGTCG
Above is a genomic segment from Pseudomonas sp. R5-89-07 containing:
- a CDS encoding FecR domain-containing protein: MNRLSDIDALDSEASDSIDAQAASWFARNRNDTGRADRKAFAAWQAHPAHARAYAEFEQLWADLAQLQQLNKPVPLPRRTSVWRPALAVAAALLCALLAPHLGAPRELYHSQVAAHAKGMRTLNLPDGSTLYVNANTRIRVDFTAHQRILHLDKGQLYIEVAADKERPLYVQAGQANVRVVGTGFDVRRSEQQLVVSVAHGQVAFEPDATHPVTLLDARQRAIYQYAKGTLQQQTLSAEEVADWRGGHLAFRNRELASLIDELSLYRPQAPLQVSKAVAQLKVSGNLDVNDPDALLNALPALLPVKTVTSADGIVRIESSK